Proteins from one Acanthopagrus latus isolate v.2019 chromosome 18, fAcaLat1.1, whole genome shotgun sequence genomic window:
- the map7d3 gene encoding ensconsin isoform X3: protein MAEGATTLKGLRAQMAAAAQAQAEERRSLSGNSPGPTTNPPAKPQGCKPVLDGAALRIDDRLRVAKERREEAEKQQALRESQIMERERKAKLQVERQLEERQKKVDEQRRKEEQKRMAVEEKRKQKQEEEKEHYEAVMRRTLERSQRVEQRQKRWSWGGLSTDTDGRTVDKRSTSTMNLKQPSEAGISKRLSSSSATLVKTPDKRAKQRSSSCNRLPSNGNAAQASKEDGKKLQVEQTGRSMKTRSSSLTRVSVGRAQTPSKPDKGTTDDQAHRPPAGTVDGGVLSRLLTPTQASLARSKSAAALSAEGRDAPECHLCPRSASASPLHPPRGPVRSRSIDRQKSGMTTSVSADGALDPSMKDKHLSPGGQRPASPSSPLGRNRSPSPAPNPAPKRTPSPAASKQNSKTRPPSPGAMKQRPPSPQPASAKPPPIQKPALTPTGPPTLRKRDSKSKDLCPVQPVSTQSSDSSKTKDKDDSKGSAGTNSAAEAAKILAENRRLMREQKEKEEQLRIQREEEEKLRKEEEQRLAEEARLKRVEEEKKLAEERKIKEEEEARLAEEERVRLAEEEAVRQAELQKEREEAEAKALEEAERVRQERDRIMQQNQQERMERKKRIEEIMKRTRKGDRGDKRDGGDDDKCSQENEEDEGEDGEDEMNTDTMSRVDDVTAEAEADKCGLSSGEPMDRREKPLGSVNGKPETDDKENNNGISTDETQAVSPVPKGRLVEGSDLLNEQDSAKVGLVSGLNGKSNQWSFEELIDLNVHSKTRPLIEAEDCNQVLINCDGSSDGTRVAFEDKGTPVNPLHSSNQPIEALSEI, encoded by the exons ctgcagctgcacaggcACAAGCCGAGGAGCGGCGCAGCCTGTCAGGGAACAGTCCAGGACCTACAACCAACCCACCAGCTAAACCTCAGGGGTGTAAGCCAG TCCTTGACGGTGCTGCGCTTAGAATAGACGACCGACTGCGAGTGGCTAAAGAGAGAcgagaagaagcagaaaaacaacagg CTTTACGAGAGTCTCAGATCATGGAGCGGGAGCGCAAGGCCAAACTGCAAGTGGAGCGTCAATTGGAGGAGCGCCAGAAAAAGGTTGATGAACAGCGGAGAAAGGAGGAGCAGAAACGAATGGCGgtggaagagaagaggaagcagaaacaggaagaggaaaag GAGCACTATGAAGCAGTGATGCGGCGGACATTGGAGCGTAGTCAGCGTGtggagcagaggcagaaaagaTGGTCCTGGGGAGGACTGTCCACAGACACAGATGGACGAACAG TGGACAAGCGCTCCACATCCACCATGAACCTGAAACAGCCATCTGAGGCTGGCATCAGCAAACGcctatcctcctcctctgccacccTCGTCAAAACTCCCGACAAAA GGGCTAAGCAGAGGAGCTCGTCTTGTAACCGGTTGCCTAGCAATGGCAATGCTGCTCAGGCCAGTAAGGAAGACGGCAAaaagcttcaggtggaacagaCAG GCCGTTCCATGAAGACGAGAAGTTCGTCCCTAACACGAGTAAGTGTGGGCAGAGCGCAGACCCCTTCCAAGCCTGATAAGGGGACAACGGACGATCAAG CTCACAGGCCACCGGCCGGCACTGTGGACGGAGGGGTCCTTAGTCGCCTGCTCACCCCCACCCAGGCATCTCTAGCTAGGAGCAAGAGCGCCGCCGCCCTGTCAGCCGAAGGAAGAGATGCTCCAG AGTGTCACCTGTGTCCTCGCTCAGCCTCTGCCAGTCCCCTGCACCCACCGCGTGGACCCGTGCGCAGCCGCAGCATCGACCGGCAGAAGAGCGGCATGACCACCTCTGTGTCGGCCGACGGAGCTCTCGACCCTTCAATG AAGGACAAGCATTTATCGCCTGGAGGGCAGCGTCCCGCCTCCCCGTCTTCTCCCCTGGGACGAAACCGTTCACCATCTCCAGCTCCCAACCCAGCCCCAAAGAGGACCCCCTCCCCAGCAGCATCCAA GCAAAATTCCAAGACACGCCCGCCGTCACCTGGTGCAATGAAACAACGTCCCCCGTCCCCCCAGCCTGCATCAGCCAAGCCCCCACCCATCCAGAAACCAGCTCTCACTCCAACAGGACCTCCCACCTTGAGGAAGAGGGACTCCAAGTCCAAGGATCTGTGTCCTGTCCAGCCTGTGTCTACACAGTCGTCTGACTCCAGCAAGACCAAAGACAAAGATG ACTCTAAAGGCTCGGCGGGCACCAACTCGGCTGCCGAGGCGGCCAAGATCCTGGCAGAGAACCGCAGACTGATGCGagagcagaaggagaaagaggagcagcTCAGGatacagagggaggaagaggagaa GCTGagaaaggaagaagagcagCGTTTAGCAGAGGAGGCTCGACTGAAGCGCgtggaagaagagaagaaacttgcagaggagaggaaaattaaagaagaggaagaggctcGTCTAGCGGAGGAAGAACGAGTGAGACTGGCAGAGGAGGAAGCGGTGAGGCAGGCGGAGCTCCAGAAGGAACGTGAGGAGGCTGAGGCCAAGGCcctggaggaggcggagagggTCCGTCAGGAGAGGGACCGCATcatgcagcagaaccagcaaGAACgaatggagaggaagaag agAATTGAAGAGATAATGAAGAGAACAAGAAAAGGGGACCGGGGTGACAAG AGGGATGGAGGCGATGACGATAAATGCTCACAGGAGAATGAagaggatgagggagaggacggagaggacGAGATGAACACTGACACCATGA GCCGGGTGGATGATGTGACCGCGGAGGCTGAAGCAGACAAGTGCGGCCTGTCCTCTGGCGAGCCGATGGATCGACGAGAGAAGCCCCTGGGAAGTGTGAACGGAAAACCGGAGACGGACGACAAGGAGAACAACAACGGCATAAGCACCGATGAGACTCAGGCTGTGAG TCCGGTCCCTAAGGGCCGCCTCGTCGAGGGCTCGGATCTCCTGAACGAGCAGGACTCCGCCAAGGTGGGGTTGGTGTCCGGTCTCAACGGTAAATCCAACCAGTGGAGCTTTGAGGAACTGATCGACCTCAACGTCCACTCCAAGACCCGGCCCCTCATCGAGGCCGAGGACTGTAACCAGGTGTTGATTAACTGTGACGGGAGCTCAGATGGGACCAGGGTAGCCTTCGAGGACAAGGGAACCCCCGTCAACCCCCTGCATTCCTCCAATCAACCCATAGAAGCCCTGTCAG agatTTGA
- the map7d3 gene encoding ensconsin isoform X8, producing MAEGATTLKGLRAQMAAAAQAQAEERRSLSGNSPGPTTNPPAKPQGCKPVLDGAALRIDDRLRVAKERREEAEKQQALRESQIMERERKAKLQVERQLEERQKKVDEQRRKEEQKRMAVEEKRKQKQEEEKEHYEAVMRRTLERSQRVEQRQKRWSWGGLSTDTDGRTVDKRSTSTMNLKQPSEAGISKRLSSSSATLVKTPDKTHRPPAGTVDGGVLSRLLTPTQASLARSKSAAALSAEGRDAPECHLCPRSASASPLHPPRGPVRSRSIDRQKSGMTTSVSADGALDPSMKDKHLSPGGQRPASPSSPLGRNRSPSPAPNPAPKRTPSPAASKQNSKTRPPSPGAMKQRPPSPQPASAKPPPIQKPALTPTGPPTLRKRDSKSKDLCPVQPVSTQSSDSSKTKDKDDSKGSAGTNSAAEAAKILAENRRLMREQKEKEEQLRIQREEEEKLRKEEEQRLAEEARLKRVEEEKKLAEERKIKEEEEARLAEEERVRLAEEEAVRQAELQKEREEAEAKALEEAERVRQERDRIMQQNQQERMERKKRIEEIMKRTRKGDRGDKRDGGDDDKCSQENEEDEGEDGEDEMNTDTMSRVDDVTAEAEADKCGLSSGEPMDRREKPLGSVNGKPETDDKENNNGISTDETQAVSPVPKGRLVEGSDLLNEQDSAKVGLVSGLNGKSNQWSFEELIDLNVHSKTRPLIEAEDCNQVLINCDGSSDGTRVAFEDKGTPVNPLHSSNQPIEALSEI from the exons ctgcagctgcacaggcACAAGCCGAGGAGCGGCGCAGCCTGTCAGGGAACAGTCCAGGACCTACAACCAACCCACCAGCTAAACCTCAGGGGTGTAAGCCAG TCCTTGACGGTGCTGCGCTTAGAATAGACGACCGACTGCGAGTGGCTAAAGAGAGAcgagaagaagcagaaaaacaacagg CTTTACGAGAGTCTCAGATCATGGAGCGGGAGCGCAAGGCCAAACTGCAAGTGGAGCGTCAATTGGAGGAGCGCCAGAAAAAGGTTGATGAACAGCGGAGAAAGGAGGAGCAGAAACGAATGGCGgtggaagagaagaggaagcagaaacaggaagaggaaaag GAGCACTATGAAGCAGTGATGCGGCGGACATTGGAGCGTAGTCAGCGTGtggagcagaggcagaaaagaTGGTCCTGGGGAGGACTGTCCACAGACACAGATGGACGAACAG TGGACAAGCGCTCCACATCCACCATGAACCTGAAACAGCCATCTGAGGCTGGCATCAGCAAACGcctatcctcctcctctgccacccTCGTCAAAACTCCCGACAAAA CTCACAGGCCACCGGCCGGCACTGTGGACGGAGGGGTCCTTAGTCGCCTGCTCACCCCCACCCAGGCATCTCTAGCTAGGAGCAAGAGCGCCGCCGCCCTGTCAGCCGAAGGAAGAGATGCTCCAG AGTGTCACCTGTGTCCTCGCTCAGCCTCTGCCAGTCCCCTGCACCCACCGCGTGGACCCGTGCGCAGCCGCAGCATCGACCGGCAGAAGAGCGGCATGACCACCTCTGTGTCGGCCGACGGAGCTCTCGACCCTTCAATG AAGGACAAGCATTTATCGCCTGGAGGGCAGCGTCCCGCCTCCCCGTCTTCTCCCCTGGGACGAAACCGTTCACCATCTCCAGCTCCCAACCCAGCCCCAAAGAGGACCCCCTCCCCAGCAGCATCCAA GCAAAATTCCAAGACACGCCCGCCGTCACCTGGTGCAATGAAACAACGTCCCCCGTCCCCCCAGCCTGCATCAGCCAAGCCCCCACCCATCCAGAAACCAGCTCTCACTCCAACAGGACCTCCCACCTTGAGGAAGAGGGACTCCAAGTCCAAGGATCTGTGTCCTGTCCAGCCTGTGTCTACACAGTCGTCTGACTCCAGCAAGACCAAAGACAAAGATG ACTCTAAAGGCTCGGCGGGCACCAACTCGGCTGCCGAGGCGGCCAAGATCCTGGCAGAGAACCGCAGACTGATGCGagagcagaaggagaaagaggagcagcTCAGGatacagagggaggaagaggagaa GCTGagaaaggaagaagagcagCGTTTAGCAGAGGAGGCTCGACTGAAGCGCgtggaagaagagaagaaacttgcagaggagaggaaaattaaagaagaggaagaggctcGTCTAGCGGAGGAAGAACGAGTGAGACTGGCAGAGGAGGAAGCGGTGAGGCAGGCGGAGCTCCAGAAGGAACGTGAGGAGGCTGAGGCCAAGGCcctggaggaggcggagagggTCCGTCAGGAGAGGGACCGCATcatgcagcagaaccagcaaGAACgaatggagaggaagaag agAATTGAAGAGATAATGAAGAGAACAAGAAAAGGGGACCGGGGTGACAAG AGGGATGGAGGCGATGACGATAAATGCTCACAGGAGAATGAagaggatgagggagaggacggagaggacGAGATGAACACTGACACCATGA GCCGGGTGGATGATGTGACCGCGGAGGCTGAAGCAGACAAGTGCGGCCTGTCCTCTGGCGAGCCGATGGATCGACGAGAGAAGCCCCTGGGAAGTGTGAACGGAAAACCGGAGACGGACGACAAGGAGAACAACAACGGCATAAGCACCGATGAGACTCAGGCTGTGAG TCCGGTCCCTAAGGGCCGCCTCGTCGAGGGCTCGGATCTCCTGAACGAGCAGGACTCCGCCAAGGTGGGGTTGGTGTCCGGTCTCAACGGTAAATCCAACCAGTGGAGCTTTGAGGAACTGATCGACCTCAACGTCCACTCCAAGACCCGGCCCCTCATCGAGGCCGAGGACTGTAACCAGGTGTTGATTAACTGTGACGGGAGCTCAGATGGGACCAGGGTAGCCTTCGAGGACAAGGGAACCCCCGTCAACCCCCTGCATTCCTCCAATCAACCCATAGAAGCCCTGTCAG agatTTGA
- the map7d3 gene encoding ensconsin isoform X5 produces the protein MAEGATTLKGLRAQMAAAAQAQAEERRSLSGNSPGPTTNPPAKPQGCKPVLDGAALRIDDRLRVAKERREEAEKQQALRESQIMERERKAKLQVERQLEERQKKVDEQRRKEEQKRMAVEEKRKQKQEEEKEHYEAVMRRTLERSQRVEQRQKRWSWGGLSTDTDGRTGESDAGASSPVTIVISPASPEKPPRSRQVDKRSTSTMNLKQPSEAGISKRLSSSSATLVKTPDKRAKQRSSSCNRLPSNGNAAQASKEDGKKLQVEQTGRSMKTRSSSLTRVSVGRAQTPSKPDKGTTDDQECHLCPRSASASPLHPPRGPVRSRSIDRQKSGMTTSVSADGALDPSMKDKHLSPGGQRPASPSSPLGRNRSPSPAPNPAPKRTPSPAASKQNSKTRPPSPGAMKQRPPSPQPASAKPPPIQKPALTPTGPPTLRKRDSKSKDLCPVQPVSTQSSDSSKTKDKDDSKGSAGTNSAAEAAKILAENRRLMREQKEKEEQLRIQREEEEKLRKEEEQRLAEEARLKRVEEEKKLAEERKIKEEEEARLAEEERVRLAEEEAVRQAELQKEREEAEAKALEEAERVRQERDRIMQQNQQERMERKKRIEEIMKRTRKGDRGDKRDGGDDDKCSQENEEDEGEDGEDEMNTDTMSRVDDVTAEAEADKCGLSSGEPMDRREKPLGSVNGKPETDDKENNNGISTDETQAVSPVPKGRLVEGSDLLNEQDSAKVGLVSGLNGKSNQWSFEELIDLNVHSKTRPLIEAEDCNQVLINCDGSSDGTRVAFEDKGTPVNPLHSSNQPIEALSEI, from the exons ctgcagctgcacaggcACAAGCCGAGGAGCGGCGCAGCCTGTCAGGGAACAGTCCAGGACCTACAACCAACCCACCAGCTAAACCTCAGGGGTGTAAGCCAG TCCTTGACGGTGCTGCGCTTAGAATAGACGACCGACTGCGAGTGGCTAAAGAGAGAcgagaagaagcagaaaaacaacagg CTTTACGAGAGTCTCAGATCATGGAGCGGGAGCGCAAGGCCAAACTGCAAGTGGAGCGTCAATTGGAGGAGCGCCAGAAAAAGGTTGATGAACAGCGGAGAAAGGAGGAGCAGAAACGAATGGCGgtggaagagaagaggaagcagaaacaggaagaggaaaag GAGCACTATGAAGCAGTGATGCGGCGGACATTGGAGCGTAGTCAGCGTGtggagcagaggcagaaaagaTGGTCCTGGGGAGGACTGTCCACAGACACAGATGGACGAACAG GAGAGTCTGATGCCGGCGCCTCATCTCCAGTAACAATAGTTATCTCCCCTGCCTCGCCAGAAAAGCCACCAAGGAGTCGacaag TGGACAAGCGCTCCACATCCACCATGAACCTGAAACAGCCATCTGAGGCTGGCATCAGCAAACGcctatcctcctcctctgccacccTCGTCAAAACTCCCGACAAAA GGGCTAAGCAGAGGAGCTCGTCTTGTAACCGGTTGCCTAGCAATGGCAATGCTGCTCAGGCCAGTAAGGAAGACGGCAAaaagcttcaggtggaacagaCAG GCCGTTCCATGAAGACGAGAAGTTCGTCCCTAACACGAGTAAGTGTGGGCAGAGCGCAGACCCCTTCCAAGCCTGATAAGGGGACAACGGACGATCAAG AGTGTCACCTGTGTCCTCGCTCAGCCTCTGCCAGTCCCCTGCACCCACCGCGTGGACCCGTGCGCAGCCGCAGCATCGACCGGCAGAAGAGCGGCATGACCACCTCTGTGTCGGCCGACGGAGCTCTCGACCCTTCAATG AAGGACAAGCATTTATCGCCTGGAGGGCAGCGTCCCGCCTCCCCGTCTTCTCCCCTGGGACGAAACCGTTCACCATCTCCAGCTCCCAACCCAGCCCCAAAGAGGACCCCCTCCCCAGCAGCATCCAA GCAAAATTCCAAGACACGCCCGCCGTCACCTGGTGCAATGAAACAACGTCCCCCGTCCCCCCAGCCTGCATCAGCCAAGCCCCCACCCATCCAGAAACCAGCTCTCACTCCAACAGGACCTCCCACCTTGAGGAAGAGGGACTCCAAGTCCAAGGATCTGTGTCCTGTCCAGCCTGTGTCTACACAGTCGTCTGACTCCAGCAAGACCAAAGACAAAGATG ACTCTAAAGGCTCGGCGGGCACCAACTCGGCTGCCGAGGCGGCCAAGATCCTGGCAGAGAACCGCAGACTGATGCGagagcagaaggagaaagaggagcagcTCAGGatacagagggaggaagaggagaa GCTGagaaaggaagaagagcagCGTTTAGCAGAGGAGGCTCGACTGAAGCGCgtggaagaagagaagaaacttgcagaggagaggaaaattaaagaagaggaagaggctcGTCTAGCGGAGGAAGAACGAGTGAGACTGGCAGAGGAGGAAGCGGTGAGGCAGGCGGAGCTCCAGAAGGAACGTGAGGAGGCTGAGGCCAAGGCcctggaggaggcggagagggTCCGTCAGGAGAGGGACCGCATcatgcagcagaaccagcaaGAACgaatggagaggaagaag agAATTGAAGAGATAATGAAGAGAACAAGAAAAGGGGACCGGGGTGACAAG AGGGATGGAGGCGATGACGATAAATGCTCACAGGAGAATGAagaggatgagggagaggacggagaggacGAGATGAACACTGACACCATGA GCCGGGTGGATGATGTGACCGCGGAGGCTGAAGCAGACAAGTGCGGCCTGTCCTCTGGCGAGCCGATGGATCGACGAGAGAAGCCCCTGGGAAGTGTGAACGGAAAACCGGAGACGGACGACAAGGAGAACAACAACGGCATAAGCACCGATGAGACTCAGGCTGTGAG TCCGGTCCCTAAGGGCCGCCTCGTCGAGGGCTCGGATCTCCTGAACGAGCAGGACTCCGCCAAGGTGGGGTTGGTGTCCGGTCTCAACGGTAAATCCAACCAGTGGAGCTTTGAGGAACTGATCGACCTCAACGTCCACTCCAAGACCCGGCCCCTCATCGAGGCCGAGGACTGTAACCAGGTGTTGATTAACTGTGACGGGAGCTCAGATGGGACCAGGGTAGCCTTCGAGGACAAGGGAACCCCCGTCAACCCCCTGCATTCCTCCAATCAACCCATAGAAGCCCTGTCAG agatTTGA
- the map7d3 gene encoding MAP7 domain-containing protein 2 isoform X7, with amino-acid sequence MAEGATTLKGLRAQMAAAAQAQAEERRSLSGNSPGPTTNPPAKPQGCKPVLDGAALRIDDRLRVAKERREEAEKQQALRESQIMERERKAKLQVERQLEERQKKVDEQRRKEEQKRMAVEEKRKQKQEEEKEHYEAVMRRTLERSQRVEQRQKRWSWGGLSTDTDGRTGESDAGASSPVTIVISPASPEKPPRSRQVDKRSTSTMNLKQPSEAGISKRLSSSSATLVKTPDKRAKQRSSSCNRLPSNGNAAQASKEDGKKLQVEQTECHLCPRSASASPLHPPRGPVRSRSIDRQKSGMTTSVSADGALDPSMKDKHLSPGGQRPASPSSPLGRNRSPSPAPNPAPKRTPSPAASKQNSKTRPPSPGAMKQRPPSPQPASAKPPPIQKPALTPTGPPTLRKRDSKSKDLCPVQPVSTQSSDSSKTKDKDDSKGSAGTNSAAEAAKILAENRRLMREQKEKEEQLRIQREEEEKLRKEEEQRLAEEARLKRVEEEKKLAEERKIKEEEEARLAEEERVRLAEEEAVRQAELQKEREEAEAKALEEAERVRQERDRIMQQNQQERMERKKRIEEIMKRTRKGDRGDKRDGGDDDKCSQENEEDEGEDGEDEMNTDTMSRVDDVTAEAEADKCGLSSGEPMDRREKPLGSVNGKPETDDKENNNGISTDETQAVSPVPKGRLVEGSDLLNEQDSAKVGLVSGLNGKSNQWSFEELIDLNVHSKTRPLIEAEDCNQVLINCDGSSDGTRVAFEDKGTPVNPLHSSNQPIEALSEI; translated from the exons ctgcagctgcacaggcACAAGCCGAGGAGCGGCGCAGCCTGTCAGGGAACAGTCCAGGACCTACAACCAACCCACCAGCTAAACCTCAGGGGTGTAAGCCAG TCCTTGACGGTGCTGCGCTTAGAATAGACGACCGACTGCGAGTGGCTAAAGAGAGAcgagaagaagcagaaaaacaacagg CTTTACGAGAGTCTCAGATCATGGAGCGGGAGCGCAAGGCCAAACTGCAAGTGGAGCGTCAATTGGAGGAGCGCCAGAAAAAGGTTGATGAACAGCGGAGAAAGGAGGAGCAGAAACGAATGGCGgtggaagagaagaggaagcagaaacaggaagaggaaaag GAGCACTATGAAGCAGTGATGCGGCGGACATTGGAGCGTAGTCAGCGTGtggagcagaggcagaaaagaTGGTCCTGGGGAGGACTGTCCACAGACACAGATGGACGAACAG GAGAGTCTGATGCCGGCGCCTCATCTCCAGTAACAATAGTTATCTCCCCTGCCTCGCCAGAAAAGCCACCAAGGAGTCGacaag TGGACAAGCGCTCCACATCCACCATGAACCTGAAACAGCCATCTGAGGCTGGCATCAGCAAACGcctatcctcctcctctgccacccTCGTCAAAACTCCCGACAAAA GGGCTAAGCAGAGGAGCTCGTCTTGTAACCGGTTGCCTAGCAATGGCAATGCTGCTCAGGCCAGTAAGGAAGACGGCAAaaagcttcaggtggaacagaCAG AGTGTCACCTGTGTCCTCGCTCAGCCTCTGCCAGTCCCCTGCACCCACCGCGTGGACCCGTGCGCAGCCGCAGCATCGACCGGCAGAAGAGCGGCATGACCACCTCTGTGTCGGCCGACGGAGCTCTCGACCCTTCAATG AAGGACAAGCATTTATCGCCTGGAGGGCAGCGTCCCGCCTCCCCGTCTTCTCCCCTGGGACGAAACCGTTCACCATCTCCAGCTCCCAACCCAGCCCCAAAGAGGACCCCCTCCCCAGCAGCATCCAA GCAAAATTCCAAGACACGCCCGCCGTCACCTGGTGCAATGAAACAACGTCCCCCGTCCCCCCAGCCTGCATCAGCCAAGCCCCCACCCATCCAGAAACCAGCTCTCACTCCAACAGGACCTCCCACCTTGAGGAAGAGGGACTCCAAGTCCAAGGATCTGTGTCCTGTCCAGCCTGTGTCTACACAGTCGTCTGACTCCAGCAAGACCAAAGACAAAGATG ACTCTAAAGGCTCGGCGGGCACCAACTCGGCTGCCGAGGCGGCCAAGATCCTGGCAGAGAACCGCAGACTGATGCGagagcagaaggagaaagaggagcagcTCAGGatacagagggaggaagaggagaa GCTGagaaaggaagaagagcagCGTTTAGCAGAGGAGGCTCGACTGAAGCGCgtggaagaagagaagaaacttgcagaggagaggaaaattaaagaagaggaagaggctcGTCTAGCGGAGGAAGAACGAGTGAGACTGGCAGAGGAGGAAGCGGTGAGGCAGGCGGAGCTCCAGAAGGAACGTGAGGAGGCTGAGGCCAAGGCcctggaggaggcggagagggTCCGTCAGGAGAGGGACCGCATcatgcagcagaaccagcaaGAACgaatggagaggaagaag agAATTGAAGAGATAATGAAGAGAACAAGAAAAGGGGACCGGGGTGACAAG AGGGATGGAGGCGATGACGATAAATGCTCACAGGAGAATGAagaggatgagggagaggacggagaggacGAGATGAACACTGACACCATGA GCCGGGTGGATGATGTGACCGCGGAGGCTGAAGCAGACAAGTGCGGCCTGTCCTCTGGCGAGCCGATGGATCGACGAGAGAAGCCCCTGGGAAGTGTGAACGGAAAACCGGAGACGGACGACAAGGAGAACAACAACGGCATAAGCACCGATGAGACTCAGGCTGTGAG TCCGGTCCCTAAGGGCCGCCTCGTCGAGGGCTCGGATCTCCTGAACGAGCAGGACTCCGCCAAGGTGGGGTTGGTGTCCGGTCTCAACGGTAAATCCAACCAGTGGAGCTTTGAGGAACTGATCGACCTCAACGTCCACTCCAAGACCCGGCCCCTCATCGAGGCCGAGGACTGTAACCAGGTGTTGATTAACTGTGACGGGAGCTCAGATGGGACCAGGGTAGCCTTCGAGGACAAGGGAACCCCCGTCAACCCCCTGCATTCCTCCAATCAACCCATAGAAGCCCTGTCAG agatTTGA